The proteins below come from a single Acidimicrobiia bacterium genomic window:
- a CDS encoding helix-turn-helix transcriptional regulator: protein MEHDDLAHEDRDDTPDGLAALRNRGRTHVPPKRSGNLHGVNEAQRWAEFGRFVAERREELGLGRRAAAKRAKLTESTLRALEAGYQTAYGGVRVLPNLAPGELDDLAAALEVDPDELRGRLGRPAPHLVDASHARDTTDARVVALAQRISTLDERDRQLVEALVDRLLERS, encoded by the coding sequence ATGGAGCATGACGACCTCGCCCACGAGGATCGCGACGACACGCCGGACGGCCTCGCCGCGCTGCGCAATCGCGGGCGGACGCACGTGCCGCCGAAGCGGTCGGGCAACCTGCACGGCGTCAACGAGGCGCAGCGCTGGGCCGAGTTCGGCCGCTTCGTCGCCGAGCGGCGCGAGGAGCTGGGGCTCGGGCGACGGGCTGCGGCGAAAAGGGCCAAGCTGACCGAGTCGACGCTGCGCGCGCTCGAAGCCGGATACCAGACCGCGTACGGCGGCGTCCGCGTCCTCCCGAACCTCGCGCCCGGCGAGCTCGACGACCTGGCCGCGGCGCTCGAGGTGGACCCCGACGAGCTGCGCGGCCGGCTCGGGCGGCCCGCGCCCCACCTCGTCGACGCGTCACACGCACGGGACACGACCGACGCGCGCGTCGTCGCGCTCGCGCAGCGCATCTCGACGCTCGACGAGCGCGACCGCCAGCTCGTCGAAGCGCTCGTCGACCGCCTGCTGGAGCGCAGCTAG
- a CDS encoding CoA transferase produces MDPERPQALTGVRVIEIGGEIAAGYATRLLADLGADVVKVEPPDGDTLRAWGPFPDDVPARETGGLFRALNTGKRSIVADLRDPAAATRVERLVASADVVVESLGAGALEDVGLGPDRLTAVNPALALVRISAYGQTGPSRDLPTTELTLQTTAGWVSAHGVPGRAPAQVGGRLPEFAVASFAACSALTAARAARAREEPVVVDLSAFECLVGTLAYPMLFDASLRALGLPPPDQRHSTLPGIVRCRDGWVGINCLTGQHWQDVCAMVGADEFAGRQTEIGWGGPELDRFYATLQPWLDERTVEEIVELSQAFRIPAAPVADGRSLVENAQFRERRFFVDEPGSSLTLPGPAWRLGRTPAVLRNAAPRLGSDDAAEAVQPRRATGEDRARATPALPFDGIRVVDLGTFWAGPYASLYLGALGADVIKVESVQRPDGFRFSGAFPQEGDDYYDRSGIWQATNLNKRDVTLDLTRAAGRELLERLLVTADVVVENFSARVVEQFGLGYEQLRALRDDVIMVRMPGFGLAGPWRDYVGWAMGIEQASGMCAVTGRPDRPMNPGGFLDPVIGMHAAVAIQAALSHREHTGEGQMIEIAQLEVGVNLTVEQVVDWVMNGRVAHRDGNRDRRCAPQGVYPCAGDGGAPGATPSDWVAISVRDDDDWTRLVRALDEPDWAVDPALKTQDGRRERHDELDERLAAWTATRAAADVVGALRPLGIPVARPLRANELYDEPQLVARGYYQDLDNPKTGTRRYPGWPMRFSFLDRPHRFGPPTLGQHNEEILRGELGLDDTELARLTDEQVVGERLAR; encoded by the coding sequence GTGGATCCGGAGCGCCCGCAGGCGCTCACCGGGGTGCGCGTGATCGAGATCGGCGGCGAGATCGCGGCCGGTTACGCCACGCGGTTGCTCGCCGACCTCGGTGCGGACGTCGTCAAGGTGGAGCCGCCCGACGGCGACACGCTGCGCGCGTGGGGACCGTTTCCCGACGACGTACCCGCGCGCGAGACGGGCGGGCTGTTCCGCGCGCTGAACACGGGCAAGCGCAGCATCGTCGCCGACCTCCGGGACCCTGCCGCGGCGACGCGAGTGGAGCGGCTCGTCGCGAGCGCGGACGTCGTCGTCGAGAGTCTCGGCGCCGGTGCGCTCGAGGACGTGGGCCTCGGGCCGGACCGGCTCACCGCCGTCAACCCCGCCCTCGCGCTCGTGCGCATCTCCGCGTACGGGCAGACCGGCCCGTCACGCGATCTGCCGACGACCGAGCTCACGCTCCAGACGACGGCCGGGTGGGTCTCCGCTCACGGGGTTCCGGGGCGCGCGCCCGCGCAGGTGGGCGGTCGGCTCCCCGAGTTCGCCGTCGCGTCGTTCGCGGCGTGCTCCGCGCTCACCGCCGCGCGCGCCGCGCGGGCGCGCGAGGAGCCGGTCGTCGTCGACCTGTCGGCGTTCGAGTGCCTGGTGGGGACGCTGGCGTACCCGATGCTGTTCGACGCGAGCCTGCGCGCGCTCGGGCTGCCGCCGCCCGACCAGCGTCACTCGACGCTCCCCGGCATCGTGCGCTGCCGCGACGGCTGGGTCGGGATCAACTGCCTCACGGGGCAGCACTGGCAGGACGTGTGTGCGATGGTCGGTGCCGACGAGTTCGCGGGCCGCCAGACCGAGATCGGCTGGGGCGGACCGGAGCTCGACCGCTTCTACGCGACGTTGCAGCCGTGGCTCGACGAGCGGACGGTCGAGGAGATCGTCGAGCTGAGCCAGGCGTTCCGCATCCCCGCGGCACCGGTCGCGGACGGCCGCTCGCTCGTCGAGAACGCGCAGTTCCGCGAGCGGCGGTTCTTCGTTGACGAGCCCGGTTCGTCGCTCACGCTCCCGGGACCGGCGTGGCGCCTCGGGCGCACCCCTGCGGTGCTGCGGAACGCGGCGCCGCGACTCGGGTCCGACGACGCTGCGGAAGCCGTCCAGCCTCGACGCGCGACGGGCGAGGACCGCGCGCGTGCGACGCCGGCGCTGCCGTTCGACGGCATCCGGGTCGTCGATCTCGGGACGTTCTGGGCCGGCCCCTACGCGAGCCTCTATCTCGGCGCGCTCGGGGCCGACGTCATCAAGGTCGAGTCCGTGCAACGACCGGACGGCTTCCGGTTCTCGGGCGCCTTCCCGCAGGAGGGGGACGACTACTACGACCGGAGCGGCATCTGGCAGGCCACCAACCTGAACAAGCGAGACGTCACGCTCGATCTCACCCGTGCCGCCGGCCGCGAGCTGCTCGAACGGTTGCTGGTGACCGCCGATGTCGTCGTGGAGAACTTCTCCGCGCGTGTCGTGGAGCAGTTCGGGCTCGGCTACGAGCAGCTCCGCGCGCTTCGCGACGACGTGATCATGGTCCGCATGCCGGGCTTCGGGCTCGCCGGGCCGTGGCGCGACTACGTCGGCTGGGCGATGGGGATCGAGCAGGCGAGCGGGATGTGCGCGGTCACCGGTCGGCCCGACCGCCCGATGAACCCGGGCGGGTTCCTCGACCCGGTCATCGGGATGCACGCAGCCGTCGCGATCCAGGCCGCGCTCTCGCACCGCGAACACACCGGCGAGGGCCAGATGATCGAGATCGCGCAGCTCGAGGTGGGCGTGAACCTCACCGTCGAGCAGGTCGTCGACTGGGTGATGAACGGCCGGGTCGCGCACCGGGACGGGAACCGCGACCGGCGGTGCGCGCCGCAGGGCGTCTACCCGTGTGCGGGCGACGGCGGCGCACCCGGCGCGACGCCGTCCGACTGGGTCGCGATCTCGGTGCGTGACGACGACGACTGGACGCGGCTCGTGCGCGCGCTCGACGAGCCGGACTGGGCGGTCGACCCGGCACTGAAGACGCAGGATGGGCGCCGCGAGCGTCACGACGAGCTCGACGAGCGACTCGCGGCGTGGACCGCGACGCGTGCGGCCGCGGACGTCGTCGGCGCGCTCCGACCGCTCGGCATCCCCGTGGCGCGTCCACTCCGCGCGAACGAGCTGTACGACGAGCCGCAGCTCGTCGCGCGCGGGTACTACCAGGATCTCGACAACCCGAAGACCGGGACCCGCCGCTATCCCGGCTGGCCGATGCGGTTCTCGTTCCTCGACCGGCCGCACCGGTTCGGGCCACCGACGCTCGGCCAGCACAACGAGGAGATCCTGCGCGGCGAGCTCGGCCTCGACGACACGGAGCTCGCGCGGCTCACGGACGAGCAGGTCGTCGGCGAGAGGCTCGCACGCTGA
- a CDS encoding DUF4115 domain-containing protein, giving the protein MPVVIGVLLALLWLFALRRWYRQAPTPLESVEHQQRALDALQHAASRARTRPGAEHANPSDVIPSRVPRDFRAPRSFAPIAVALVGTLVLAGVGAVWWIGRSSSNKQSATPATSATHRRAVSTTTTTAPPTSTTTTTAPPALATITSQSSGSVTVSVNQPSFTVAIDASAPCWVRAQPAQQGTNPLFQRTLQAGETQAIPVTGGLDLRLGAANNVTLTVDGQPLALPKQTGQVLSVTFTGSTNGA; this is encoded by the coding sequence ATGCCCGTCGTCATCGGGGTGCTCCTGGCCTTGCTCTGGCTGTTCGCGCTCCGCCGCTGGTACCGGCAGGCGCCGACACCACTCGAGTCCGTCGAGCACCAGCAGCGCGCGCTCGACGCGCTGCAGCACGCGGCGTCGCGCGCCCGCACGCGACCCGGAGCCGAGCACGCGAACCCCTCCGACGTCATCCCCAGCCGCGTCCCGCGTGACTTCCGGGCGCCGCGCTCGTTCGCGCCGATCGCGGTCGCGCTGGTCGGCACCCTCGTCCTGGCCGGCGTCGGCGCCGTCTGGTGGATCGGGCGCTCGAGCAGCAACAAGCAGTCGGCGACGCCGGCGACGTCCGCCACACACCGCCGTGCCGTCTCGACGACCACGACGACCGCACCGCCGACCAGCACGACGACCACGACCGCCCCACCCGCGCTGGCGACGATCACGTCGCAGAGCTCGGGCAGCGTCACGGTCAGCGTCAACCAGCCGTCGTTCACGGTCGCGATCGACGCGAGCGCGCCGTGCTGGGTGCGCGCGCAGCCCGCGCAGCAGGGTACGAATCCGTTGTTCCAACGCACGCTGCAAGCGGGCGAGACGCAGGCGATCCCGGTCACCGGCGGCCTGGATCTGCGCCTCGGTGCCGCGAACAACGTGACGCTCACGGTGGACGGGCAACCGCTCGCGCTGCCGAAGCAGACCGGGCAGGTCCTCTCCGTCACCTTCACCGGGAGCACCAATGGAGCATGA